From Alienimonas californiensis, a single genomic window includes:
- a CDS encoding general stress protein: MATALTTNRTARDTVVGVFHSHAEARRAVNDLKAAGFSDDQIGVASRDREGTFAEQNEETMAEEGAVAGAATGLGAGALWGLGIVAGALPAIGPVIAGGALAAVAASAAGTAAAGGLIGALVGWGIPEEEANYYHSEFESGRTIVTVKCGEDRWEEAHRILDQTNAYDYHRRETEHAANPTATQRYNYEGQTVDRRSFDDANYDTSYEVSGQVDPLTGVDQTSRNRPR; the protein is encoded by the coding sequence ATGGCGACCGCGCTCACCACCAATCGGACCGCCCGCGACACCGTCGTCGGCGTGTTTCATTCCCACGCGGAGGCCCGTCGGGCCGTTAACGACCTGAAGGCCGCCGGCTTCTCCGACGACCAGATCGGCGTCGCCTCCCGCGACCGCGAGGGCACCTTCGCGGAGCAGAACGAAGAGACGATGGCCGAGGAAGGCGCCGTCGCGGGAGCCGCGACCGGTCTGGGTGCCGGGGCCCTGTGGGGCTTGGGCATCGTCGCCGGGGCGCTGCCGGCGATCGGCCCGGTGATCGCGGGCGGGGCCCTGGCCGCCGTCGCCGCCAGCGCCGCCGGCACCGCCGCGGCCGGCGGCCTGATCGGCGCCTTGGTCGGCTGGGGCATCCCCGAGGAAGAGGCGAACTACTACCACAGCGAGTTCGAAAGCGGCCGCACGATCGTCACCGTGAAGTGCGGCGAGGACCGCTGGGAAGAGGCTCACCGCATCCTCGACCAGACGAACGCCTACGACTACCACCGCCGCGAGACGGAGCACGCCGCCAACCCCACGGCGACCCAACGCTACAACTACGAAGGCCAGACGGTCGATCGGCGGAGCTTCGACGACGCGAACTACGACACCTCCTACGAGGTGTCCGGCCAGGTCGACCCGCTGACCGGCGTCGACCAGACCTCGCGGAACCGGCCCCGCTGA
- a CDS encoding M28 family metallopeptidase, protein MIRRPLPIAFALFALTVLAPVAAGQTEGAPPPEAAAPTAVKAPAVSMERLAADLRWLTSFPTRHTLSAQNVEVAKALREKFRAMGYEDVTLEEFPVARTTRFNVVATKPGRTRPDEIVVLGAHFDSRNKDDADARGPAPGADDNASGTSAVLEIARRLANVPTARTVRFVLFSGEEQGLIGATAHAEALKAAGANVVLMANLDMVGHSSPPGPDGDAPPPTFPERTAAPDAAGARRSIYVESDQGLDSPDNDAASQRWGDRLEQIVYGYGLGVSRGPLYGTDYLPFETAGYPAVGLYDGADTEPFYHNADDLPAVVDADYHARAASATLELVTLAAGAAEPAEAP, encoded by the coding sequence ATGATCCGCCGCCCGCTTCCGATCGCCTTCGCCCTGTTCGCCCTCACGGTCCTCGCCCCCGTCGCCGCGGGGCAGACGGAGGGCGCTCCGCCGCCTGAGGCGGCCGCTCCCACGGCGGTGAAGGCGCCGGCGGTCTCAATGGAGCGACTCGCCGCCGACCTGCGTTGGCTCACCTCGTTCCCCACCCGGCACACCCTCAGCGCCCAGAATGTGGAGGTCGCCAAGGCGCTGCGGGAGAAGTTCCGGGCGATGGGCTACGAGGACGTGACGTTGGAAGAGTTCCCCGTCGCTCGCACCACGCGGTTCAACGTGGTGGCGACGAAGCCGGGCAGAACGCGGCCGGACGAGATCGTGGTGCTCGGCGCCCACTTTGACAGCCGCAATAAGGACGACGCCGACGCCCGCGGCCCCGCCCCCGGCGCCGACGACAACGCCAGCGGGACCTCTGCCGTGCTGGAGATCGCCCGGCGCTTGGCGAACGTGCCGACCGCCCGCACCGTGCGGTTCGTGCTGTTCAGCGGCGAGGAGCAGGGCCTGATCGGGGCGACGGCCCACGCGGAAGCCCTCAAGGCCGCGGGGGCGAACGTCGTGCTGATGGCGAACCTGGACATGGTCGGCCACTCCTCCCCGCCGGGCCCCGACGGCGACGCCCCGCCGCCCACCTTCCCCGAGCGCACCGCCGCCCCGGACGCCGCCGGCGCCCGCCGCAGTATTTACGTCGAGTCCGATCAGGGATTGGACAGCCCCGACAACGACGCCGCCTCCCAGCGGTGGGGCGATCGGCTGGAGCAGATCGTCTACGGCTACGGTCTCGGCGTGAGCCGGGGGCCGCTGTACGGCACGGACTACCTGCCGTTCGAGACCGCCGGCTATCCCGCCGTCGGCCTGTACGACGGGGCGGACACGGAGCCCTTCTATCACAACGCCGACGACCTCCCCGCGGTGGTCGACGCCGATTATCACGCCCGGGCCGCCTCCGCGACGCTGGAATTGGTGACGCTCGCGGCGGGCGCCGCCGAGCCGGCCGAGGCTCCCTGA
- a CDS encoding phosphatase domain-containing protein, giving the protein MPTPTDPVRRVVYPLTFGALAAAFAWHAARGGPWWALLWPAAAFAGAALIYAVGRPGWFGKRADGSRAPLAAGLFVPYTWFALAVWHGRRLFGGGRDVQTRCDRLAGNLHLGPRPRSAGLPADVRTDDAAVILDLTAEFRDVPAVRRRPGYRCTPILDAAAPDVDGLGGLVALLPPPGGRAALIHCANGRGRTGLVAAAWLLAHGKADSADDAVAQVRSARPGVRLLPRQRAVLEAFAADQTRDAGAAGFRPTK; this is encoded by the coding sequence ATGCCTACGCCCACCGATCCGGTCCGCCGAGTCGTCTACCCGCTGACGTTCGGCGCCCTGGCCGCCGCGTTCGCCTGGCACGCCGCCCGCGGCGGGCCGTGGTGGGCGCTGCTGTGGCCCGCGGCGGCGTTTGCGGGGGCGGCGCTGATTTACGCCGTCGGCCGGCCCGGGTGGTTCGGCAAACGGGCGGACGGCTCCCGCGCTCCGCTCGCCGCGGGGCTGTTCGTCCCCTACACATGGTTCGCCCTGGCCGTGTGGCACGGACGCCGGTTGTTCGGCGGCGGTCGGGACGTTCAGACGCGGTGCGACCGGCTGGCGGGGAACCTGCACCTCGGCCCGCGGCCGCGGTCGGCCGGCTTGCCGGCCGACGTGCGGACGGACGACGCCGCCGTGATCCTCGACCTGACGGCGGAGTTCCGCGACGTGCCGGCCGTGCGCCGCCGCCCGGGCTACCGCTGCACGCCGATCCTCGACGCCGCGGCCCCGGACGTGGACGGGCTGGGGGGACTCGTCGCCCTCCTGCCCCCGCCCGGCGGCCGGGCGGCGCTGATTCACTGCGCCAACGGCCGCGGCCGCACCGGGCTGGTCGCCGCGGCGTGGCTGCTGGCGCATGGCAAGGCGGACTCCGCCGACGACGCCGTCGCGCAGGTGCGGAGCGCCCGCCCGGGCGTCCGCCTGCTGCCCCGCCAACGGGCGGTTCTGGAGGCGTTCGCCGCGGATCAGACGCGCGACGCGGGGGCCGCGGGCTTCCGGCCCACGAAGTAG
- a CDS encoding PLD nuclease N-terminal domain-containing protein yields MFAAPLLALSLALVPPLAQAEADVGLDNDFGQMNEDFQRIDLTPEQQANAEAAAGGIMAAAGGLLCVGLVFSLAALAAFIWVVVDVSKRPEMDTGMKVVWALVAWFVPILGPIIYYFVGRKPAAPASRV; encoded by the coding sequence ATGTTCGCCGCCCCCCTGCTGGCCCTGTCCCTGGCCCTCGTTCCGCCGCTGGCCCAGGCCGAAGCCGACGTCGGCCTCGACAACGACTTCGGTCAGATGAACGAGGACTTCCAGCGGATCGACCTCACCCCGGAGCAACAGGCGAACGCCGAGGCGGCCGCGGGCGGAATCATGGCGGCGGCGGGCGGACTGCTGTGCGTGGGGCTGGTCTTCTCCCTCGCGGCGCTCGCGGCGTTCATCTGGGTGGTCGTCGACGTGTCGAAGCGGCCAGAGATGGACACCGGCATGAAGGTCGTCTGGGCGTTAGTCGCCTGGTTCGTCCCGATCCTCGGGCCGATCATTTACTACTTCGTGGGCCGGAAGCCCGCGGCCCCCGCGTCGCGCGTCTGA
- a CDS encoding sulfatase family protein: MSRSLLTAAALLSALAPAACGQGAAAQGENDRPNILFVIADDWGWPHAGVYGTDWVNTPNFDRVATGGALFENAFTSNPKCSPCRASILTGRNSWQTGEAINHFGVFPNTWPAYPDLLEKGGYKIGYTGKGWGPGDYEAGGWERNPAGPAYQQARTKPPASGMGNIDYAGNFDLFLKERDAEAGDDPANRKPFHFWLGTYEPHRAYEAGSGVAAGKSPARVDVPSFYPDTREIREDLLDYALEVEYFDTHLGRALALLEERGELANTLVVVTSDHGMPFPRVKGQIYEWGFHLPLAIMGPGVSGGVGSKPRTVKDFVNVRDFAPTFLEVAGLPRPDSFTGKSLTDLLSAAEGGKLREGPDEMLVGKERHDVGRPNDAGYPVRALRTPDYLYIRNFTPERWPAGNPETGYRNVDDSPTKSALTRRFNEHYRLSFGKRPAEELYALPADRDNMTNLAEDPAYRGAKTRLRNRMYELLEAEGDPRMTGRAWVFDDYRYSGNATHGWEAFQEFSEPE, from the coding sequence ATGTCCCGCTCGTTGTTGACCGCCGCCGCCCTGCTGTCGGCGCTCGCCCCCGCTGCCTGCGGCCAGGGCGCCGCGGCCCAGGGCGAGAACGACCGGCCGAATATCCTGTTCGTCATCGCCGACGACTGGGGCTGGCCGCACGCCGGCGTTTACGGAACCGACTGGGTGAATACGCCGAACTTCGACCGCGTCGCGACCGGCGGGGCGCTGTTCGAAAACGCCTTCACCAGCAATCCGAAGTGCAGCCCCTGCCGGGCCAGCATCCTCACCGGGCGGAACAGTTGGCAGACCGGCGAGGCGATCAATCACTTCGGCGTCTTCCCCAACACCTGGCCGGCCTACCCGGACCTGTTGGAAAAGGGGGGCTATAAAATCGGCTACACCGGCAAAGGCTGGGGGCCGGGCGATTACGAGGCCGGCGGGTGGGAGCGGAACCCCGCCGGGCCGGCCTATCAGCAGGCCCGCACGAAGCCGCCGGCCTCGGGGATGGGCAATATCGACTACGCCGGCAACTTCGACCTGTTTCTGAAGGAGCGGGACGCCGAAGCCGGCGACGATCCGGCGAATCGGAAGCCGTTCCATTTCTGGCTCGGCACCTATGAACCGCACCGGGCCTACGAGGCCGGCAGCGGCGTCGCCGCCGGAAAGAGCCCGGCCCGCGTCGACGTGCCCAGCTTCTATCCGGACACCCGCGAGATCCGCGAGGACCTGCTCGATTACGCCCTGGAGGTGGAATATTTCGACACGCACCTCGGCCGGGCGCTGGCCCTGTTGGAGGAACGCGGCGAACTGGCGAACACGCTGGTGGTCGTCACCAGCGACCACGGTATGCCGTTCCCCCGCGTGAAGGGGCAGATTTACGAGTGGGGCTTCCACCTCCCGCTGGCGATCATGGGCCCGGGCGTGAGCGGGGGCGTTGGTTCTAAACCGCGGACGGTGAAGGACTTCGTGAACGTCCGCGACTTCGCCCCCACCTTCTTAGAAGTCGCCGGCCTGCCGCGGCCGGACTCCTTCACCGGGAAAAGCCTGACGGATCTGCTGTCCGCCGCCGAGGGCGGCAAGCTGCGGGAGGGGCCGGACGAAATGCTGGTCGGCAAGGAGCGCCACGACGTCGGCCGGCCGAACGACGCGGGCTATCCCGTCCGGGCCCTCCGCACGCCGGACTATCTCTATATCCGCAACTTCACTCCGGAGCGTTGGCCCGCGGGCAACCCGGAGACCGGCTATCGCAACGTGGACGACAGTCCGACGAAGTCCGCGCTCACCCGGCGGTTCAACGAGCATTATCGGCTCTCCTTCGGCAAACGCCCCGCGGAGGAGCTGTACGCCCTGCCGGCGGACCGGGACAACATGACGAATCTGGCCGAGGACCCCGCCTATCGCGGCGCCAAGACCCGGCTGCGGAACCGCATGTACGAACTGCTCGAAGCCGAGGGCGACCCCCGGATGACCGGCCGGGCGTGGGTGTTCGACGACTATCGCTACTCCGGCAACGCGACCCACGGTTGGGAGGCGTTTCAAGAGTTTTCCGAACCGGAGTAA
- a CDS encoding flavin reductase family protein has translation MSAPAQPAAEDGPAVPFDLRALPAEDLYALLTHAVAPRPIAWVSTLSAEGRPNLAPYSYFNVGGQNPPSVVFSPNAGGGGREKDTLRNIRETGEYVIHLASRRQAAAMNATAVDLPHGQSEWDTAGLSPLPSTVVKPDRVAGCPFALECRLFQIVSHGTGPGAANYVIGEVVFAHVERSLLNAAGDLSSLDSALCGGLGRMGGDWYVDGRGAALFELNRPK, from the coding sequence ATGTCCGCCCCCGCACAACCGGCCGCTGAAGACGGCCCCGCCGTTCCGTTCGACCTGCGCGCGCTGCCGGCGGAGGATCTGTATGCGCTGCTCACGCATGCCGTCGCCCCGCGGCCGATTGCGTGGGTGAGCACGCTGTCGGCCGAGGGGCGGCCGAACCTCGCGCCGTACAGCTACTTCAACGTCGGCGGGCAGAACCCGCCCAGCGTCGTCTTCTCGCCCAACGCCGGCGGCGGCGGGCGGGAGAAGGACACGCTCCGCAATATTCGGGAGACGGGCGAGTACGTCATTCATCTCGCTTCACGGCGGCAGGCCGCGGCGATGAACGCGACCGCGGTCGACCTGCCGCACGGGCAGAGCGAATGGGACACCGCCGGCCTGTCCCCGCTGCCCTCGACCGTCGTGAAGCCCGACCGCGTGGCCGGTTGTCCGTTCGCGTTGGAGTGCCGGCTGTTTCAAATCGTCTCCCACGGCACGGGGCCGGGGGCGGCGAACTATGTGATCGGCGAGGTCGTGTTCGCCCATGTCGAGCGGTCGTTATTGAACGCCGCGGGGGACCTCTCGTCCCTCGACAGCGCCCTCTGCGGCGGCTTGGGCCGCATGGGCGGCGACTGGTACGTCGACGGCCGCGGCGCGGCGCTCTTCGAACTGAATCGGCCGAAGTAG
- a CDS encoding DUF6915 family protein, which yields MAHPFHHAERSARLFGGVADDYLELHSWFDESKAHLPDLRHRALRHHSEGIFLAEKLFGVTLTNSDGKRVPTRLIGEQHVKDDLGRIPTVADWLTNLQVQPWMLRTPFRPSSNARQAAESAAEPAPSPVATRVTDPQ from the coding sequence ATGGCCCACCCGTTTCACCACGCCGAGCGCTCCGCCCGCCTGTTCGGGGGCGTGGCCGACGACTACCTCGAACTGCACAGTTGGTTCGACGAGTCCAAGGCCCACCTGCCGGACCTGCGGCACCGTGCGTTGCGGCACCACTCCGAGGGCATCTTTCTCGCGGAGAAGTTGTTCGGCGTCACCCTGACGAACAGCGACGGCAAGCGGGTGCCGACGCGGCTGATCGGGGAACAGCACGTGAAAGACGACCTCGGCCGCATCCCCACGGTCGCGGACTGGCTGACGAACCTCCAAGTCCAACCCTGGATGCTCCGTACGCCGTTCCGGCCGTCGTCGAACGCACGACAGGCCGCGGAATCCGCTGCGGAACCGGCGCCCTCACCCGTCGCGACGAGGGTGACGGACCCGCAATAA
- a CDS encoding cupin domain-containing protein: MTPADLLPHPEGGRYREVFRSARTLPVEGVRGGERAACTHIYFHLAAGEVSRWHRVTSDEIWNLYRGALRLWVWEEGGDPEAVELSADENRYCHVVPAGVWQAAEPLPASGGADEALVGCTVAPGFDFADFTMLHEGQPTADGLTAAAPDLARLLAPAEPA, translated from the coding sequence ATGACGCCCGCCGACCTGCTCCCGCACCCCGAAGGCGGCCGGTATCGGGAGGTGTTTCGGTCCGCCCGCACCCTGCCGGTCGAGGGCGTGCGGGGCGGGGAGCGGGCGGCGTGCACGCACATTTATTTTCACCTCGCCGCGGGGGAGGTCAGCCGCTGGCACCGGGTGACGAGCGACGAGATCTGGAACCTCTACCGCGGCGCCCTGCGGCTGTGGGTGTGGGAGGAGGGCGGCGACCCGGAGGCCGTCGAACTGTCGGCCGACGAGAACCGCTACTGCCACGTCGTCCCGGCCGGCGTCTGGCAGGCGGCGGAGCCGCTGCCCGCGTCCGGGGGGGCCGACGAGGCGCTGGTCGGCTGCACGGTCGCCCCCGGCTTCGACTTCGCCGACTTCACGATGCTGCACGAGGGCCAGCCGACCGCGGACGGTCTGACGGCCGCCGCCCCAGATCTCGCCCGGCTGCTCGCCCCCGCCGAACCCGCATGA
- a CDS encoding methyltransferase domain-containing protein produces MSTDLTSSVPASPAAPLRRTLGPVQDLERHLPAEWWRGLFNALYLKTDGDVVEDDAATAREVDLIAEAAGLESQHRILDLCCGQGRHLMELGRRGFKNLTGVDRSRYLVRLARRRAAAAGLKVTLREGDARRFRVPPEGFDRVLLLGNSFGYFEQADDDRVVLDRVLKALAPGGTLALELTDGRWLAANYEPRSWEWIDGDHLVCRERTLSADRQRLVCREVVVHAERGVIADQFYAERLYTPEAITALLRDSGFSRVRHHGAVEATSERGDLGMMARRLVLTAEAPRRPAAPPGKPPAVREVTVLMGDPRLPDNVKLGGTFNEEDLQTIQKLKDALAEVKGYSFKFWNDHSKLIGDLLSDPPAFVFNLCDEGFENDALQELHVPALLEMLKVPYTGCPPACLAVCYDKATVRAVAEDLDVPVPSQTILEHDDQAAHLPSAFPALLKPARGDGSIGITAGSVVHTPDELLAAADRIRREWPGRAILVQEFLTGPEYTVGVIGNPGVGMTVLPVLEVDYSALPEGLPKILGYESKWDPESPYWKDLKFKEADLPESTRRAMIDHTLKLFGRLDCRDYARMDFRCSADGVPRLLEVNPNPGWVWDGKFNLQASMAGYDYADLLRMILEAAVDRMEAGAEKGSVPRTASAS; encoded by the coding sequence TTGTCCACCGACCTGACCTCGTCCGTCCCCGCGTCCCCCGCCGCCCCGCTTCGCCGCACGCTCGGGCCGGTGCAGGATCTTGAACGACACCTGCCGGCGGAGTGGTGGCGGGGGCTGTTCAACGCCCTCTACCTGAAAACCGACGGCGACGTCGTCGAGGACGACGCCGCCACGGCCCGGGAGGTGGACCTCATCGCGGAGGCCGCCGGGCTCGAATCGCAGCACCGCATCCTGGACCTTTGCTGCGGCCAGGGCCGGCACCTGATGGAGCTGGGACGGCGGGGCTTTAAGAACCTGACCGGGGTCGATCGGTCCCGCTATCTGGTGCGGCTGGCCCGGCGGCGGGCGGCGGCGGCGGGGTTGAAGGTCACCCTGCGGGAAGGCGACGCCCGCCGATTCCGCGTGCCGCCGGAGGGATTCGATCGCGTTCTGCTGCTGGGCAACAGCTTCGGCTACTTCGAGCAGGCCGACGACGACCGCGTCGTGCTGGACCGGGTGCTCAAGGCCCTCGCCCCCGGCGGGACCCTCGCGCTGGAACTGACCGACGGCCGCTGGCTCGCCGCGAACTACGAGCCCCGCAGTTGGGAATGGATCGACGGGGATCACCTCGTCTGCCGGGAGCGCACGCTCTCCGCGGACCGGCAGCGGCTGGTCTGTCGGGAAGTGGTCGTGCACGCCGAACGCGGGGTGATCGCGGACCAGTTCTACGCGGAGCGGCTCTACACCCCCGAAGCGATCACCGCCCTGCTGCGGGACTCCGGGTTCTCCCGCGTGCGGCACCACGGGGCCGTCGAGGCGACCAGCGAGCGGGGCGATCTGGGCATGATGGCCCGCCGGCTGGTGCTCACCGCCGAGGCCCCCCGCCGCCCCGCCGCCCCCCCCGGAAAACCGCCGGCCGTCCGCGAGGTGACCGTCCTGATGGGCGACCCCCGCCTGCCGGACAACGTCAAACTGGGCGGGACCTTCAACGAGGAGGACCTGCAGACGATCCAGAAATTGAAGGACGCCCTCGCGGAGGTGAAGGGCTACTCGTTCAAGTTCTGGAACGATCACTCCAAGCTGATCGGCGATCTGCTGAGCGACCCGCCGGCGTTCGTGTTCAACCTCTGCGACGAGGGCTTCGAGAACGACGCCCTCCAGGAACTGCACGTTCCGGCCCTGCTGGAGATGTTGAAGGTGCCCTACACGGGCTGTCCGCCCGCCTGTCTCGCCGTCTGCTACGATAAGGCGACGGTGCGGGCCGTGGCGGAGGACCTCGACGTGCCCGTCCCCTCCCAGACGATTCTGGAGCACGACGACCAGGCCGCCCACCTGCCGAGCGCCTTCCCGGCGCTGCTGAAGCCGGCCCGGGGCGACGGGAGCATCGGCATCACCGCCGGCAGCGTGGTGCACACCCCGGACGAACTGCTCGCCGCCGCGGACCGCATCCGCCGGGAATGGCCCGGCCGGGCGATCCTCGTGCAGGAGTTCCTCACCGGGCCGGAATATACGGTCGGCGTGATCGGCAACCCCGGCGTGGGCATGACCGTTCTGCCGGTGCTGGAGGTCGACTACTCCGCCCTGCCGGAGGGCCTGCCGAAGATCCTCGGTTATGAATCGAAGTGGGACCCGGAGTCGCCCTACTGGAAGGATCTGAAGTTCAAGGAGGCGGACCTGCCGGAGTCCACCCGGCGGGCGATGATCGACCACACCCTCAAGCTGTTCGGCCGCCTGGACTGCCGGGACTACGCCCGCATGGACTTCCGCTGCAGCGCCGACGGCGTGCCCCGCCTGCTGGAGGTGAACCCGAACCCCGGTTGGGTCTGGGACGGCAAGTTTAATTTGCAGGCGAGCATGGCCGGCTACGACTACGCCGACCTGCTCCGCATGATTCTGGAAGCGGCCGTCGACCGGATGGAAGCCGGCGCGGAGAAGGGTTCCGTGCCCCGCACCGCGTCTGCGTCCTGA
- a CDS encoding NAD(+) synthase → MIAHAPDLDSFPVSMPAALPHGTFRLAAAAPVVHVADPAANAREILKALEPLAEANAVVLPELALTGYTCEDLFTQEPLLDAAIEALLTIAAEPLNPDQLVAVGLPLAVGNSLYNCAAIFAGGRVRGVVPKQHLPGYREFYEPRRFTGADGSEPRTVRLGGEEVPFGIDLLFQCTAGGEPIPGAVVGVEICEDLWVPTPPSAFQALAGATVLLNLSGSNETVGKGEYRRQLVLGQSARCVAGYAYAGAGPTESTTDLVLGGECLIASNGGLLAQGDAYMLGDHENRTGWRGAVNVSAEVDLDKLLHDRRVMTSFQKDRRIGTFDYRTVPVPITPAKKATAVVNGTPFVPRSGPELAERCREIFSIQCCGLAKRLSRLGEHTPLQIGVSGGLDSTLSLLVACKTLDGLGQSRERIHGLTMPGFGTTARTRTNADALMEQLGVSADSIDIRQLCLDAFRGIGHQPFGIDPAALNMEEFEAQLKEIDPGAGDLTFENVQARIRTFLLMSRGFVLGTGDMSELALGWCTYNADHMSMYNVNCSVPKTLVAFLVRHAADTEFDGAARETLHSIADTVISPELLPARSDEETGDAIAQSTEDALGPYELHDFFLYHVVRNGFAPAKILDMANRAEFRGSYEPAVIRETLKTFYKRFFQNQFKRSCVPDGPKVGTVSLSPRGDWRMPSDAEASAWLKEI, encoded by the coding sequence ATGATCGCCCACGCCCCCGACCTAGACAGCTTTCCCGTTTCCATGCCCGCCGCCCTGCCCCACGGCACGTTTCGCCTCGCCGCCGCCGCCCCGGTCGTGCACGTCGCCGATCCGGCCGCCAACGCGCGGGAGATTCTCAAGGCGCTGGAACCGCTCGCGGAGGCGAACGCCGTCGTCCTGCCGGAACTGGCCCTGACCGGGTACACCTGCGAGGACCTGTTCACCCAGGAACCGCTGCTGGACGCGGCGATCGAGGCGCTGCTGACGATCGCCGCGGAGCCGCTGAACCCGGACCAGCTCGTCGCCGTCGGCCTGCCGCTGGCGGTGGGCAACTCGCTGTATAACTGCGCCGCGATCTTCGCCGGCGGGCGGGTGCGGGGCGTCGTGCCGAAACAGCACCTGCCCGGCTACCGGGAGTTCTACGAACCCCGCCGCTTCACCGGCGCCGACGGCAGCGAACCGCGGACCGTGCGGCTGGGCGGCGAAGAGGTCCCCTTCGGCATCGACCTGCTGTTTCAATGCACGGCCGGCGGGGAGCCCATTCCGGGGGCGGTCGTCGGCGTGGAGATCTGCGAAGACCTGTGGGTCCCGACCCCGCCCTCCGCCTTTCAGGCCCTCGCCGGGGCAACAGTTCTTCTCAATCTGTCCGGCTCGAACGAGACGGTGGGCAAGGGCGAATATCGCCGCCAACTCGTCCTGGGCCAGAGCGCCCGCTGCGTGGCCGGCTACGCCTACGCCGGCGCCGGCCCGACCGAGAGCACCACCGATCTCGTGCTCGGCGGCGAGTGCCTGATCGCCTCCAACGGCGGCCTGCTGGCCCAGGGCGACGCCTACATGCTCGGCGACCACGAGAACCGCACCGGCTGGCGGGGGGCGGTCAACGTCTCGGCGGAGGTGGACCTCGACAAACTGCTCCACGACCGCCGGGTCATGACGAGTTTTCAGAAGGACCGCCGCATCGGCACGTTCGACTATCGCACCGTTCCCGTCCCGATCACGCCGGCGAAGAAGGCGACGGCGGTCGTGAACGGCACCCCCTTCGTGCCCCGCAGCGGACCGGAACTCGCCGAGCGCTGCCGCGAAATCTTCAGTATTCAATGCTGCGGACTGGCCAAGCGGCTCTCCCGGCTCGGGGAGCACACGCCGCTGCAAATCGGCGTCTCCGGCGGGCTGGACAGCACGCTCTCCCTGTTGGTCGCCTGCAAAACGCTGGACGGCTTGGGGCAGAGCCGCGAACGCATCCACGGGCTGACGATGCCCGGCTTCGGCACCACCGCACGCACCCGCACCAACGCCGACGCCCTGATGGAGCAACTCGGCGTCTCCGCGGACTCGATCGACATCCGCCAACTCTGCCTGGACGCCTTCCGCGGCATCGGGCACCAGCCCTTCGGCATCGACCCGGCGGCCCTGAATATGGAGGAGTTCGAAGCGCAGTTGAAAGAGATCGACCCCGGCGCCGGCGACCTCACGTTTGAAAACGTGCAGGCCCGTATCCGCACCTTTTTACTGATGAGCCGCGGGTTCGTGCTGGGCACCGGCGACATGAGCGAACTGGCCCTCGGCTGGTGCACCTATAACGCCGACCACATGAGCATGTATAACGTGAACTGCTCCGTCCCGAAGACGCTGGTCGCCTTTCTCGTCCGCCACGCCGCCGACACCGAGTTCGACGGCGCCGCCCGCGAGACGCTGCACAGCATCGCCGACACCGTCATCAGCCCCGAACTGCTGCCGGCCCGCTCCGACGAAGAGACCGGCGACGCGATCGCCCAAAGTACCGAGGACGCCCTCGGCCCCTACGAATTGCACGATTTCTTCCTGTACCACGTCGTCCGCAACGGCTTCGCCCCGGCGAAGATCCTCGACATGGCGAACCGGGCCGAGTTCCGCGGCAGCTACGAACCGGCCGTCATCCGCGAGACCTTGAAGACGTTCTATAAGCGTTTCTTCCAAAACCAGTTCAAACGCAGCTGCGTCCCCGACGGCCCGAAAGTGGGGACCGTGAGCCTGAGCCCCCGCGGCGACTGGCGGATGCCCAGCGACGCCGAGGCGTCGGCGTGGTTGAAAGAAATCTGA